The proteins below are encoded in one region of Engystomops pustulosus chromosome 8, aEngPut4.maternal, whole genome shotgun sequence:
- the MCM5 gene encoding DNA replication licensing factor MCM5, whose product MSGFDDPGIFYSDSFGGEQQPGDDGQAKKSQLKKRFKEFLRQYRYGTDRTGFTYKYRDELKRHYNLGEYWIEVEMEDLASFDEDLADYLYKQPTEHLQLLEEAAQEVADEVTRPRPAGEEAVQEIQVMLRSDANPANIRSLKSEQMSHLVKIPGIIIAATAVRAKAIKISIQCRSCRNTISNIPVRPGLEGYAMPRKCNTEQAGRPKCPLDPYFIIPDKCKCVDFQTLKLQESPDAVPHGEMPRHMQLYCDRYLCDKVVPGNRVTIMGIYSIRKSGKTSNKGRDRVGVGIRSSYIRVVGIQVDTEGTGRSAAGAVSPQEEEEFRRLASKPDIYETVAKSIAPSIYGSSDIKKAIACLLFGGSRKRLPDGLTRRGDINLLMLGDPGTAKSQLLKFVERCSPIGVYTSGKGSSAAGLTASVMRDPVSRNFIMEGGAMVLADGGVVCIDEFDKMREDDRVAIHEAMEQQTISIAKAGITTTLNSRCSVLAAANSVYGRWDDTKGEENIDFMPTILSRFDMIFIVKDEHNEQRDMTLAKHVMNVHLSARTQTQSVEGEIELNTLKKYIAYCRTKCGPRLSVEAAEKLKNRYVLMRSGAREHERETEKRSSIPITVRQLEAIVRISESLSKMKLQPFATEADVEEALRLFQVSTLDAAMSGSLSGVEGFTTQEDQEMLSRIEKQLKRRFAIGSQVSEHSIIQDFLKQKYPEHAIHKVLHLMMRRGEIQHRLQRKVLFRIK is encoded by the exons ATGTCCGGCTTCGATGACCCCGGTATCTTCTACAGCGACAGTTTTGGAGGCGAACAGCAGCCGGGAGATGATGGACAGGCCAAGAAGTCGCAGCTGAAGAAGAGATTTAAAGAGTTCCTGCGGCAATACCGCTATGGCACCGACCGCACCGGCTTCACCTATAaatacag AGATGAACTTAAACGTCACTATAACCTTGGAGAATACTGGATTGAGGTGGAGATGGAGGATCTGGCAAGTTTTGATGAGGATCTTGCTGACTATCTTTATAAACAACCTACAGAACACCTCCAGCTA TTGGAGGAAGCGGCTCAAGAAGTGGCAGATGAGGTCACACGTCCACGTCCAGCAGGTGAAGAAGCTGTGCAAGAAATCCAGGTCATGCTGCGCTCTGATGCTAATCCAGCAAACATCCGGAGTCTGAAG TCGGAGCAGATGTCTCACCTCGTGAAGATCCCTGGTATCATTATTGCTGCTACAGCAGTAAGAGCCAAAGCTATAAAGATTTCAATCCAATGCCGCAGCTGCAGAAACACAATCAGTAATATTCCTGTGCGGCCTGGCTTGGAGGGTTATGCCATGCCACGGAAGTGCAACAC GGAGCAGGCAGGGCGACCCAAGTGTCCCTTGGATCCATATTTCATCATCCCTGACAAATGTAAGTGTGTGGATTTCCAGACACTAAAACTGCAGGAGTCTCCAGATGCTGTGCCCCATGGGGAGATGCCCCGCCATATGCAATTGTACTGTGACAG GTACCTGTGTGACAAAGTTGTACCCGGAAATAGGGTGACCATTATGGGGATCTACTCCATTCGTAAAAGTGGAAAAACGTCCAATAAAGGACGGGATAGAGTAGGAGTGGGTATTCGGAGCTCTTACATCCGTGTTGTGGGTATACAAGTGGATACAGAAGGCACAG GAAGAAGTGCAGCTGGAGCAGTGTCTCCTCAAGAAGAAGAGGAATTCAGACGTCTTGCTTCTAAACCTGACATATATGAAACTGTTGCTAAAAGTATAGCTCCATCAATTTACGGCAGCAGTGACATTAAAAAGGCCATTGCATGTCTACTGTTCGGAGGATCTCGTAAAAG GCTTCCAGATGGGTTGACTCGTAGAGGAGACATTAACCTGCTGATGCTGGGAGACCCTGGAACTGCCAAGTCACAGCTTCTGAAATTTGTGGAGAGGTGTTCCCCCATTGGG GTCTACACATCTGGTAAGGGCAGCAGTGCAGCTGGTTTGACTGCTTCAGTCATGCGAGATCCTGTATCCCGTAACTTTATTATGGAGGGTGGTGCCATGGTGTTAGCAGATGGAGGAGTTGTTTGCATTGATGAATTTGATAAG ATGCGAGAGGATGATAGAGTCGCAATCCATGAGGCTATGGAGCAGCAGACCATTTCCATTGCAAAAGCTGGCATCACTACCACCCTGAACTCTCGCTGCTCAGTACTTGCAGCTGCCAATTCTGTGTATGGAAGATGGGACGACACCAAGGGAGAGGAGAATATTGACTTCATGCCCACCATCCTATCAAGATTTGATATGATCTTCATAGTCAAAGATGAACACAATGAGCAAAGGGACATG ACCCTTGCCAAACACGTAATGAATGTACATCTCAGTGCACGGACACAGACTCAGTCGGTAGAAGGAGAAATTGAACTTAACACGCTTAAGAAATATATTGCGTATTGTCGAAC TAAGTGTGGACCTCGGCTGTCAGTGGAAGCAGCAGAAAAACTTAAAAACCGCTACGTCCTCATGAGAAGTGGCGCCCGTGAGCATGAGAGGGAGACAGAGAAGAGATCCAGTATCCCTATAACTGTCAG GCAACTGGAGGCCATTGTTCGGATTTCTGAATCTCTTAGCAAGATGAAACTGCAGCCCTTCGCTACAGAAGCTGATGTAGAAGAGGCGCTGCGCTTGTTCCAGGTCTCCACACTAGATGCTGCCATGTCAGGTAGTCTCTCTG GTGTGGAAGGATTTACTACACAAGAGGATCAGGAAATGCTGTCTCGCATTGAGAAGCAGCTGAAGAGGAGGTTTGCCATTGGCTCACAGGTTTCCGAACACAGTATCATCCAAGATTTCCTTAAACAG